In one window of Meiothermus sp. DNA:
- a CDS encoding iron-sulfur cluster assembly accessory protein: MVQEQTVLSITPLAAERAKEILNRYNKPHAAIRVFIKSGGCSGYQYGMAVDERELEGDTSVEMYGVRLVVDRMSLPLLAGSEVDWVENLMGGGFSVNNPQATSSCGCGHSFRTDGAKAPDGEGSGGCCSSH; this comes from the coding sequence GTGGTTCAGGAGCAAACCGTGCTTTCCATTACACCCCTGGCTGCCGAGCGGGCCAAGGAGATTCTCAATCGGTACAACAAACCCCATGCGGCCATCCGGGTGTTTATCAAATCGGGCGGTTGCAGCGGCTACCAGTACGGCATGGCTGTGGATGAGCGGGAGCTCGAGGGCGATACTTCTGTAGAGATGTACGGGGTGCGGCTGGTAGTAGATCGCATGTCCCTGCCCCTGCTGGCGGGCTCCGAGGTGGACTGGGTAGAAAATCTGATGGGCGGAGGATTTAGCGTGAATAACCCGCAGGCCACATCTTCTTGTGGTTGTGGCCATTCCTTCCGCACCGACGGCGCCAAAGCCCCCGATGGTGAGGGAAGCGGTGGCTGTTGCAGCAGCCATTAG